In Spirosoma aureum, a single genomic region encodes these proteins:
- a CDS encoding acyltransferase family protein codes for MQTSISSSPEPAIAQPAPVKRLLSLDTLRGFDMFWIMGGEEVFHALAKTTGWAWAVLLADQFTHPDWNGFRAYDLIFPLFVFMAGVSTPFSIGSRLDKGADKAQIARKIIIRGLILVVLGVIYNNGLFVKAFEDTRFPSVLGRIGLAGMFAQLIYLYTRPRTQYIWFAGILLGYWAAMMLIPVPGCGAGVLTMECNLASYIDRQVVPGHLYKTIHDPEGLFSTIPAIGNALLGIFAGTFLRTPGKTGNQKAVQLLGAGALFVLLGWLWNFNFPINKNLWTSSFMLVTGGLSLTLLAVFYWIIDVKDIKGWTFFFTIIGMNSILIYLAGEFIDFEYAAHFFFGGLLKLSSSEVVQTVGGVLAFLAVKWVFLYFLYKKKTFLRV; via the coding sequence ATGCAAACAAGTATCTCAAGTTCGCCAGAACCAGCCATTGCCCAGCCCGCGCCCGTTAAACGGCTCTTATCGCTCGATACGCTACGGGGTTTCGATATGTTCTGGATCATGGGCGGTGAAGAAGTCTTTCATGCACTGGCCAAAACCACCGGCTGGGCGTGGGCTGTTCTCCTTGCCGACCAGTTTACCCACCCCGACTGGAATGGCTTTCGGGCCTATGACCTGATTTTTCCGCTGTTTGTATTTATGGCGGGCGTTTCAACTCCTTTTTCGATAGGATCGCGGCTGGATAAGGGCGCTGATAAAGCGCAGATTGCCCGCAAGATTATCATCCGGGGGCTTATTCTGGTTGTGCTTGGTGTCATTTACAACAATGGTCTGTTTGTCAAAGCCTTTGAAGATACCCGTTTCCCGAGCGTTCTGGGGCGTATTGGCCTGGCAGGCATGTTTGCCCAATTGATTTACCTGTATACCCGACCGCGCACGCAATACATCTGGTTTGCGGGAATCCTGCTGGGTTACTGGGCTGCTATGATGCTGATACCGGTGCCGGGTTGCGGAGCGGGTGTACTAACGATGGAATGCAATCTCGCCAGTTACATCGACCGCCAGGTAGTACCCGGTCATTTGTACAAAACGATCCATGATCCGGAGGGGTTGTTTTCGACAATTCCGGCAATCGGCAATGCGCTGCTTGGCATTTTTGCCGGTACATTCCTGCGCACTCCGGGTAAAACGGGTAATCAGAAAGCAGTGCAGCTGCTTGGTGCAGGAGCGCTTTTTGTCCTGCTCGGCTGGCTATGGAATTTCAATTTCCCCATCAACAAAAACCTCTGGACCAGTTCGTTTATGCTGGTTACCGGTGGCCTGAGTCTGACGTTACTGGCTGTATTTTACTGGATTATCGACGTAAAAGACATCAAAGGGTGGACGTTTTTCTTTACCATCATCGGCATGAACTCCATCCTGATTTATCTGGCTGGCGAGTTCATTGACTTCGAATATGCCGCTCACTTTTTCTTTGGCGGATTACTCAAACTGTCTTCCTCGGAAGTTGTCCAGACCGTTGGAGGTGTTTTGGCCTTTTTAGCCGTCAAGTGGGTGTTTCTTTATTTTCTGTACAAGAAGAAGACGTTTTTGCGGGTTTGA
- a CDS encoding purple acid phosphatase family protein, with product MIRNFLTFILVLTVASSWAQIHKDYLPTVYPDRLILGWQGNPATSQSVNWRTDSTVNNAVGAIAEADPSPDFVSKAAIVPAITERVVLDGKTVFYHAVHFNNLKPDTKYSYRVGNGTYWSEWFQFKTAQDRSAPFSFLYFGDAQNDIRSLWSRAIRGAYSTLPTVNLMIHAGDLITTSNADWQWAEWFEAGGWINGMVPTLATPGNHEYFKDEQGKSRVSRHWRPSFVLPENGPKGLEETAYFFDYQGTRFVSLNSQAALLDSIVLTVQADWLVQVLSNNPNRWTVVVHHHPIYSTKQGRDNDEWRVKMEPIYKKYGVDLVLQGHDHTYGRGLNMPLGKSRKHPDGPIYVVSVSGPKMYDIGLQNWMDRAGSNTQLYQTISIDGDKLSYQSYTVTGEKYDSFDLIKSNKGHNTLVDQAPVLAPERLELPAEYQKRFKPQEMEEYRNRFQEYKARKQAKKD from the coding sequence ATGATACGTAATTTTCTGACTTTTATCCTTGTATTGACCGTTGCTTCGTCCTGGGCACAAATTCACAAAGATTATCTGCCTACGGTCTATCCTGACCGGCTTATTCTGGGCTGGCAGGGAAATCCGGCTACGTCGCAATCGGTCAACTGGCGTACCGACTCGACCGTTAATAACGCTGTGGGGGCCATTGCTGAAGCCGACCCATCGCCCGATTTTGTCAGTAAGGCTGCCATTGTTCCGGCCATAACGGAACGGGTTGTGCTCGATGGAAAAACAGTTTTTTATCATGCGGTTCATTTTAACAATCTGAAACCAGACACTAAATACAGTTATCGCGTTGGCAATGGTACGTACTGGAGCGAGTGGTTTCAGTTTAAAACTGCGCAGGATCGGTCGGCCCCGTTTTCGTTTCTGTATTTCGGGGATGCCCAGAACGATATTCGTTCGCTTTGGTCGCGGGCCATTCGCGGAGCTTACTCAACGTTGCCAACCGTGAATCTGATGATTCATGCGGGCGATTTGATCACAACATCCAACGCCGATTGGCAATGGGCCGAGTGGTTCGAAGCGGGTGGCTGGATCAACGGGATGGTGCCAACACTGGCGACGCCGGGCAACCACGAATATTTTAAGGATGAACAGGGGAAATCACGCGTATCCAGACACTGGCGTCCCTCGTTTGTGCTGCCCGAAAATGGGCCGAAAGGATTGGAGGAAACTGCCTACTTTTTTGATTATCAGGGAACACGCTTTGTTTCGCTAAATTCACAGGCCGCGCTGCTTGACTCAATCGTACTGACTGTGCAGGCTGACTGGCTCGTGCAGGTGTTGAGCAATAACCCCAATCGCTGGACGGTAGTTGTTCACCATCACCCGATCTATTCGACAAAACAGGGTCGTGATAACGACGAATGGCGCGTGAAGATGGAGCCGATCTACAAAAAATACGGTGTCGATCTGGTGTTACAGGGGCATGATCATACCTATGGCAGAGGTTTGAACATGCCGTTGGGAAAGAGCCGCAAACATCCCGATGGACCTATTTATGTGGTATCGGTGAGTGGCCCTAAAATGTATGATATTGGTCTACAGAACTGGATGGATCGGGCGGGGTCAAACACACAACTGTATCAAACCATCTCGATTGATGGCGATAAGTTATCGTATCAATCCTATACCGTAACGGGCGAGAAATATGATTCGTTTGACTTGATAAAAAGCAATAAAGGCCATAATACACTCGTCGATCAGGCACCTGTGCTGGCTCCCGAACGACTCGAACTACCGGCAGAGTATCAGAAACGGTTCAAACCTCAGGAAATGGAGGAATATCGTAACCGTTTTCAGGAATACAAGGCCCGGAAACAGGCGAAAAAAGATTAA
- a CDS encoding glycerophosphodiester phosphodiesterase family protein — translation MNRALKNLRSSFIIWCLIVQNAAYGQSPDSVAYYRTVLAAQNKIGISAHRGSSEIAPENTLATFRAVLQMQVDYIEIDVRTTKDGQLVILHDGTLNRTTTGAGPVKDQALAELKKLSAAKGYDNQFQKEQIPTLDEVGELLADWNAHHPSKTNLYVDCKDVAPEPLVEILTKYGLLNDAVFYGSDEKLLALQKVAPTAKLMPGLKNADAMADKISKLHPYAFDVSWPALSESLVGQIHHQKIKVFSDLLDFYDLPSQYAKAAQFGIDVIQTDHVLKVYRTLATKMVK, via the coding sequence ATGAATCGAGCTTTGAAAAATCTGAGAAGTAGCTTCATAATCTGGTGCCTGATTGTTCAAAATGCAGCTTACGGACAATCGCCCGATTCAGTTGCCTATTACCGTACGGTATTGGCAGCGCAGAACAAAATAGGTATTTCGGCGCATCGAGGCTCATCGGAAATAGCGCCTGAAAATACGCTGGCTACCTTTCGGGCAGTTTTGCAAATGCAGGTCGATTATATTGAGATAGATGTTCGAACAACGAAAGACGGCCAGCTGGTCATTTTGCATGATGGTACACTGAACAGAACGACGACGGGTGCTGGCCCGGTAAAAGACCAGGCGCTGGCAGAACTGAAAAAACTATCAGCGGCTAAAGGATATGACAATCAATTTCAGAAGGAACAGATTCCAACGTTGGATGAGGTCGGAGAATTGCTTGCCGACTGGAACGCTCACCATCCGTCGAAAACAAACCTGTACGTCGATTGCAAAGACGTTGCACCGGAGCCTTTAGTAGAAATTCTGACGAAATATGGCTTGTTGAACGATGCCGTTTTTTACGGTTCTGACGAAAAATTATTGGCTTTACAAAAAGTAGCACCAACCGCGAAGCTGATGCCTGGGCTGAAAAATGCAGATGCAATGGCCGACAAAATAAGCAAACTTCATCCATATGCTTTTGATGTGAGCTGGCCTGCCCTTAGTGAATCGCTGGTGGGGCAAATCCATCATCAGAAAATTAAAGTATTTTCTGATCTATTGGATTTTTATGATTTACCCAGTCAATATGCTAAAGCGGCCCAATTCGGTATCGATGTTATTCAAACGGATCATGTGCTAAAGGTGTACCGGACGTTGGCTACCAAAATGGTGAAATAG
- a CDS encoding HpcH/HpaI aldolase family protein: MNGSTSPSLLQKLKNGQNVYGTCITSTAPMWPKAVNQVGLDFVFLDTEHIPLDRAELARLCQQFRTYGITPIVRIPSPDPFRACQVIDGGALGVVAPYLESVEQVRELVGATKYRPLKGERLMNVLSGKETLSAEMEAYITAYNADHICIANIESVPALNRLDELLSVPGLDAVFIGPHDLSVSLGLPEQYDHPDFEAAVRTIIHKTRQKGLAIGIHFSLEPERQIKWINEGANIVVHSFDIALFSQRLRHDLHIIKEAVGDDQKPEQATSLII; encoded by the coding sequence ATGAATGGTTCAACCAGCCCGAGCCTCCTCCAAAAGCTTAAAAACGGTCAAAACGTCTACGGAACCTGTATTACGTCGACAGCACCGATGTGGCCGAAAGCTGTCAATCAGGTCGGTCTCGACTTCGTTTTTTTAGATACCGAACACATTCCGCTGGATCGGGCAGAACTGGCCAGGCTGTGCCAGCAATTTCGGACTTACGGCATTACGCCCATTGTCAGGATACCGAGCCCCGATCCCTTTCGGGCCTGTCAGGTCATTGATGGTGGAGCGCTTGGGGTAGTGGCTCCCTATCTCGAATCCGTAGAGCAGGTACGGGAATTGGTGGGCGCTACCAAATACCGACCACTAAAAGGTGAACGATTGATGAATGTTCTAAGTGGTAAAGAAACGTTGTCGGCAGAAATGGAAGCGTACATCACGGCCTATAATGCCGATCATATCTGCATCGCCAACATCGAAAGTGTGCCTGCCCTTAATCGGCTCGATGAGCTGTTGTCGGTGCCGGGTCTCGATGCCGTGTTTATCGGGCCTCATGATTTGTCGGTAAGTCTGGGCCTGCCGGAGCAGTACGATCATCCTGATTTTGAAGCAGCCGTACGCACCATTATTCACAAAACCCGCCAAAAGGGATTGGCCATCGGCATTCATTTTTCACTGGAGCCCGAGCGGCAGATCAAGTGGATAAACGAGGGCGCCAATATCGTGGTGCATAGTTTCGACATCGCCTTGTTTAGTCAACGTCTTCGTCACGACCTGCATATTATCAAAGAAGCCGTTGGTGATGACCAGAAGCCGGAGCAGGCTACTTCACTGATTATTTAA
- a CDS encoding orotidine 5'-phosphate decarboxylase / HUMPS family protein — protein sequence MKPIVQISLDLTNIDEALETAELAMRAGVDWLEAGTPLILAEGLHGVRKLREAFPNVPIVADLKTMDGGYLEAEMMAKAGATHVVVMARAHAETIQCVVKAGHDFGVKVMGDNMVCPDMIEGARWLEDLGCDYVIHHIGYDERRGIAARGHRMPSPLDQLREVVQAVRIPVQAVGGLSLEQAIRCPEYGAPLVVLGAPLTIDADAFKTADGNLEASLRLICQKIHAYGDVPMAN from the coding sequence ATGAAACCCATTGTTCAAATTTCACTGGATCTCACCAACATCGACGAAGCGCTCGAAACGGCCGAATTAGCGATGCGGGCGGGTGTCGACTGGCTGGAAGCTGGCACTCCTTTGATCCTGGCCGAAGGTCTGCATGGCGTACGCAAATTACGCGAAGCCTTCCCGAATGTACCCATTGTAGCCGACCTCAAAACGATGGATGGTGGCTATCTCGAAGCCGAAATGATGGCCAAAGCCGGTGCTACGCACGTGGTGGTTATGGCACGGGCTCACGCCGAAACGATTCAGTGCGTGGTGAAAGCCGGGCATGATTTTGGCGTTAAAGTCATGGGCGACAACATGGTATGTCCAGATATGATTGAAGGAGCCAGATGGCTCGAAGACCTGGGCTGCGATTACGTTATTCATCACATCGGTTACGACGAGCGACGGGGCATTGCCGCGCGGGGCCACCGGATGCCCAGCCCGCTGGATCAGCTTCGCGAGGTTGTCCAGGCCGTTCGGATACCTGTCCAGGCCGTCGGCGGACTTAGTTTGGAACAGGCTATCCGCTGTCCGGAATATGGTGCCCCGCTGGTTGTACTCGGTGCTCCACTGACCATTGATGCGGATGCGTTCAAAACCGCTGACGGCAATCTGGAAGCATCGTTGCGGTTAATCTGTCAAAAAATTCACGCTTATGGCGATGTGCCAATGGCAAACTGA
- a CDS encoding zinc-binding dehydrogenase, producing MKSAAVVNYAPEKGSVAIRELDRPAIGEDDVLLEVANVGVCGSDLHQWTADHSWPVNYPVVLGHEFGGHIVELGNRVTGWHEGDRVVSETAAVIDTNNPMTRRGLYNLDPTRKGFGYGVNGAMTRFVRVPARCLHPVPDQLAFEQACLTEPCCVAFNAVVENSRIKPGDRVIVLGPGTIGILCAAMARLCGAEVALVGLAADQHRLAIGKHYGCEAIIGDATEWAQKVDGLGADCIIDAAGTSITLKLAMQLVRPNGHITKVGWGPQPLGFSLDPLVQKNVTLQGSFSHNWPIWERVIALLANGQLDVKPIIGGVWPITEWHEAFEKMHRGEVVKSVLKPV from the coding sequence ATGAAATCTGCTGCGGTTGTTAATTATGCGCCGGAGAAAGGCTCCGTTGCTATTCGCGAACTGGACCGACCCGCCATTGGCGAAGACGATGTATTGCTGGAAGTTGCCAACGTTGGGGTTTGCGGGAGCGATCTGCATCAATGGACTGCCGACCATAGCTGGCCCGTCAATTACCCGGTGGTGCTTGGTCATGAATTTGGCGGTCATATTGTTGAACTGGGGAATCGGGTTACGGGCTGGCATGAAGGCGACCGCGTGGTGAGCGAAACGGCCGCCGTCATCGATACCAACAACCCAATGACCCGTCGCGGGCTCTACAACCTCGACCCAACGCGCAAAGGTTTTGGGTATGGTGTCAATGGAGCCATGACACGGTTTGTACGCGTTCCAGCCCGTTGCCTGCATCCTGTACCTGACCAGCTTGCTTTCGAACAGGCTTGTCTGACCGAACCCTGCTGCGTAGCCTTTAATGCTGTGGTAGAAAATAGCCGCATAAAACCAGGCGACCGGGTTATTGTTCTGGGACCGGGCACCATCGGTATTTTGTGCGCAGCGATGGCCCGGCTCTGTGGAGCCGAAGTAGCCCTTGTCGGGTTAGCAGCCGACCAGCATCGACTGGCCATTGGGAAACACTACGGCTGTGAAGCCATCATTGGCGATGCAACCGAATGGGCCCAAAAAGTGGATGGACTTGGTGCTGATTGCATCATCGACGCAGCTGGTACAAGCATTACCCTGAAACTGGCGATGCAACTGGTTCGACCCAATGGTCATATCACTAAAGTTGGCTGGGGCCCGCAGCCACTTGGTTTCTCACTCGATCCATTGGTACAGAAAAACGTGACGCTTCAGGGAAGTTTCAGCCATAACTGGCCGATCTGGGAGCGAGTCATTGCGTTGCTTGCCAATGGGCAACTGGATGTAAAACCCATTATTGGGGGTGTTTGGCCCATTACGGAATGGCACGAGGCCTTTGAAAAAATGCACCGGGGCGAGGTGGTGAAAAGCGTACTCAAACCGGTGTAA
- a CDS encoding SDR family oxidoreductase, translated as MRLQHKVIIITGSCTGIGKAIASRCVAEGARVVIHGLERELGEAIVATLGHDKAVLHIEEITADNTPQHLVDLALKSFGRLDAVVNNAAMVVSSNTQTTDLALFRQIMEVNTLAPFALIKVALPYLQQWRGCVLNIGSLNAWCGEPNLMAYSVSKGALVTLTRNLGDTLHREAGVRVNQLNPGWVLTEREIQRKHQQGLADDWYQHLPSEFAPAGRILWPDEIAAAAVYWLGDESGPVSGQIVDLEQYPFIGRNPAKN; from the coding sequence ATGCGGCTCCAACATAAAGTCATCATCATAACCGGCAGTTGCACCGGCATCGGAAAAGCTATTGCCAGTCGGTGCGTTGCCGAAGGGGCACGGGTTGTTATTCACGGACTGGAACGGGAATTGGGTGAAGCCATTGTCGCTACACTGGGGCATGATAAGGCGGTATTGCACATTGAAGAAATTACCGCCGACAATACCCCGCAACACCTGGTAGACCTTGCCCTGAAATCGTTTGGCCGGCTGGATGCGGTGGTCAACAATGCCGCAATGGTCGTTTCATCCAACACCCAGACAACGGATCTGGCGCTATTCCGCCAGATCATGGAAGTGAATACCCTGGCTCCTTTTGCCTTGATCAAAGTGGCCTTGCCCTATCTGCAGCAATGGCGTGGCTGCGTACTGAACATTGGATCGCTCAATGCCTGGTGTGGCGAACCAAACCTAATGGCCTATAGTGTCTCAAAAGGTGCGTTGGTCACCCTGACCCGTAACCTTGGCGATACATTGCATCGGGAAGCGGGCGTACGGGTCAATCAGCTCAATCCGGGTTGGGTACTCACAGAACGGGAAATCCAGCGAAAACACCAGCAGGGCCTTGCCGACGACTGGTATCAACATCTCCCATCAGAATTTGCCCCCGCTGGCCGTATACTGTGGCCCGACGAAATTGCAGCCGCAGCCGTGTATTGGTTGGGTGACGAAAGCGGCCCCGTTAGCGGCCAGATCGTTGATCTGGAGCAGTATCCGTTTATTGGCCGAAATCCGGCGAAAAATTAA
- a CDS encoding sugar phosphate isomerase/epimerase family protein, translated as MPQLAAFPKAFMQQLCKDGTMHISEWIELATKLDIDGLEWYAGFLEMENEANWPLFRQQVEAHGKAIPMMCCSPDFTHPDAGFRANEIVKQKRWIDMTYALGGSYCRVLSGQRRPELSIEEGISLAAECISACLPYAQERGIILIIENHYKDDFWTYPEFAQKMDVFCKLVDRIDHPNFGVNYDPSNTYLAGEDPLELLYRVSHRVVTMHASDRYLLEGTIEDLRREEGGAAGYAKRLSHGEIGKGLNDYDAIFTELKRVGFDGWISIEDGVDGMAQLERSVAFLRKKMAEYWPES; from the coding sequence ATGCCTCAATTAGCAGCTTTCCCTAAAGCGTTTATGCAGCAGCTCTGCAAAGATGGAACGATGCATATTTCCGAATGGATCGAGCTGGCGACCAAACTCGACATTGATGGACTGGAATGGTATGCCGGATTTCTGGAAATGGAAAATGAAGCAAACTGGCCCCTGTTTCGTCAGCAGGTAGAAGCGCATGGAAAAGCGATTCCGATGATGTGCTGCTCCCCGGATTTTACGCATCCCGATGCCGGTTTCCGAGCCAACGAAATTGTGAAGCAGAAGCGATGGATTGATATGACGTATGCATTGGGTGGTTCCTACTGCCGGGTTTTATCCGGACAACGGCGACCCGAATTGTCGATTGAAGAAGGAATTTCCCTCGCGGCCGAATGCATTTCCGCTTGCCTACCCTACGCGCAGGAACGCGGCATTATACTAATCATTGAAAATCATTATAAAGATGATTTTTGGACGTACCCCGAATTTGCCCAGAAAATGGACGTGTTCTGCAAGCTCGTAGACCGCATCGATCATCCGAATTTTGGCGTCAATTATGATCCAAGCAATACCTATCTCGCCGGAGAAGATCCGTTAGAGCTACTATATCGGGTGTCGCATCGGGTGGTGACCATGCACGCCAGTGACCGGTATCTGCTCGAAGGTACCATCGAAGACCTGCGTCGCGAAGAAGGTGGTGCTGCTGGCTATGCCAAACGACTCAGCCACGGCGAAATTGGCAAGGGACTCAATGATTACGACGCCATATTCACCGAACTGAAACGGGTGGGTTTCGATGGCTGGATCAGCATTGAAGACGGTGTCGACGGCATGGCACAGTTGGAACGCAGCGTAGCTTTCCTTCGCAAAAAAATGGCTGAATACTGGCCTGAGAGCTGA
- a CDS encoding YfiT family bacillithiol transferase produces the protein MDNRKYPIGPFVIQETYSPGELAQIIHRIETIPAEYRRLVENLSPDDLAKTYREGSWTVRQLVHHVADIQLLHYLRMKKALTEPDYSEATMIDMNAWAGTADATTAPVDDSLLLFEGAHRRYAYLARSLDEKALAIRYNHPVRKIQFTQAQALAISVWHAEHHLAHIKLALSTI, from the coding sequence ATGGACAATCGTAAATATCCCATTGGGCCCTTTGTCATACAGGAAACGTATTCGCCAGGCGAGTTAGCTCAGATTATTCATCGGATTGAAACGATCCCCGCGGAGTATCGGCGGCTCGTGGAGAATTTATCCCCTGACGATTTGGCCAAAACGTATCGGGAGGGTAGTTGGACTGTGCGGCAACTGGTTCATCATGTGGCTGATATTCAGTTGCTACACTATCTGCGGATGAAGAAAGCCCTTACCGAACCCGACTATTCTGAAGCGACCATGATCGATATGAACGCCTGGGCTGGAACAGCTGACGCGACAACGGCTCCGGTCGACGATTCACTGCTTTTGTTCGAAGGCGCCCATCGGCGCTATGCTTATTTAGCCCGATCGCTCGATGAGAAAGCATTAGCTATTCGTTATAATCACCCGGTTCGAAAAATACAGTTTACGCAGGCGCAGGCATTAGCTATATCGGTCTGGCATGCTGAACACCATTTAGCGCATATTAAGCTGGCCTTATCGACGATTTAG